A stretch of Triticum aestivum cultivar Chinese Spring chromosome 1D, IWGSC CS RefSeq v2.1, whole genome shotgun sequence DNA encodes these proteins:
- the LOC123158995 gene encoding uncharacterized protein — translation MYYARAFEQRAQALQQPAGRGGRHPSRPAPTPPSPGRLPPATTTAPPATTRTFRRLSPAEQQERHRQGLCFNCDEPYTPTHVRPRLFYLETVDYTEADDSTDEPPTAAAADTPADSTATACVVSLHALAGIRGERTMLLPVTVHGERLVALLDTGSTHNFLPAATMRRLALPTTGGERLRITVANGDRLRCHGLARDVPISIGGEHFSITCAGIDLGYFDFILGVDFLRTLGPILWDFDALSMTFWRLGRRIWWDGLGGAAPAVPHLQLAAASQEAEHPLLDPLLQQHNDLFDEPRGLPPARVYDHHIHLVPGSTPVAVRPYRYPQLQKDELERQCALMLVAGIIRISTSPFSAPVLLARKSDGTWHFCIDYRALNAVTLKDKFPIPVVDELLDELHGARFFTKLDLRSGYHQVRMHPDDIAKTAFRTHHGHFEFLVMPFGLANAPATFQALMNDVLRPYLRRFVLVFFDDILIYSATWAEHLQHVAIVFNELRAHHLHLKRSKCSFGTPTIAYLGHVISADGGLSAGSSASPATTGNSSGSSGSSRHPSRGCFAATLSPGTTSGRRRSRPSRGPSRRAPSSRCPTSTARSWWTVTPRAPGSAPCFIRAMGPSLSSAGLSLHAILSWRHTSGSSLALYRPFVIGGRTCGDGPSTFARTTTA, via the exons atgtactacgcccgggcCTTCGAACAGCGGGCTCAGGCGCTGCAGCAACCGGCCGGCCGGGGCGGCCGCCATCCCAGTCGACCAGCGCCGACTCCACCATCACCGGGCCGGCTTCCTCCAGCCACGACGACCGCACCTCCGGCCACCACCCGGACCTTCCGTCGGTTGTCACCGGCCGAGCAGCAGGAGCGTCACCGTCAGGGCCTCTGCTTCAACTGTGATGAGCCCTACACGCCGACCCACGTCCGCCCCCGCCTATTTTACTTGGAGACGGTCGACTACACCGAGGCGGACGACTCGACCGACGAGCCACCAACCGCGGCGGCCGCGGACACGCCCGCGGATTCCACGGCGACGGCGTGCGTCGTCTCCCTCCACGCTCTCGCCGGCATCCGTGGCGAACGGACCATGTTGTTACCGGTGACGGTCCATGGCGAGCGGCTGGTGGCCCTGCTGGATACTGGCTCCACCCATAACTTCCTGCCCGCGGCGACCATGCGTCGGCTAGCACTGCCGACCACGGGCGGGGAGCGCCTGCGGATCACGGTGGCGAACGGCGATCGCCTCCGGTGCCATGGGCTCGCTCGCGACGTTCCCATCTCCATCGGTGGCGAGCACTTCTCCATTACATGTGCAGGCATCGACCTCGGCTACTTCGACTTCATCCTCGGGGTGGATTTTCTCCGGACCCTCGGGCCCATCCTGTGGGACTTCGACGCACTCTCGATGACGTTCTGGCGGCTGGGCCGCCGCATCTGGTGGGATGGCCTTGGGGGCGCCGCGCCAGCTGTGCCACACCTCCAGCTGGCCGCCGCGTCCCAGGAGGCCGAGCACCCCCTGCTGGATCCCCTTCTGCAGCAGCACAACGACCTCTTCGACGAGCCACGGGGTCTTCCACCCGCCCGGGTGTACGACCATCATATTCACCTCGTACCAGGCTCCACCCCCGTGGCGGTTCGGCCCTACCGCTACCCTCAGCTGCAGAAGGATGAGTTGGAGCGACAGTGTGCCCTTATGCTCGTGGCAGGCATCATCCGGATCTCCACGTCGCCCTTCTCCGCGCCGGTGCTTCTCGCCCGTAAGTCGGACGGCACGTGGCATTTCTGCATCGACTATCGCGCCCTCAACGCGGTCACGCTCAAGGACAAGTTCCCTATACCGGTGGTCGACGAGCTCTTGGATGAGCTCCAtggggcgcgcttcttcaccaagctcgatctCCGGTCGGGCTATCATCAGGTGCGCATGCAtccagacgacatcgccaagacggcgtttcgcacccaccatggccacttcgagttcttggtgatgcccttcgGCCTCGCCAACGCCCCGGCGACTTTTCAGGCCCTGATGAACGACGTCCTTCGACCCTACTTACGGcggtttgtgcttgttttctttgatgacattcttatctacagcgccacctgggccgagcacctccagcacgtcgccatcgtcttcaacgagcttcgggcgcaccacctccaccttaagcgctcgaagtgctcgttcgggacaCCTACCATCGCCTACCTCGGCCATGTCATCTCGGCCGACG GCGGGCTCTCCGCGGGTTCCTCGGCCTCGCCGGCTACTACCGGAAATTCATCCGGGAGTTCGGGCTCATCGCGGCACCCCTCACGCGGTTGCTTCGCCGCGACGCTTTCGCCTGGGACGACGAGTGGACGACGGcgttcgaggccctcaagggggccctcacgacgggcCCCGTCCTCCAGATGCCCGACTTCGACCGCCCGTTCGTGGTGGACTGTGACGCCTCGGGCGCCGGGTTCGGCGCCGTGCTTCATCAGGGCGATGGGCCCCTCGCTTTCTTCAGCCGGCCTTTCGCTCCACGCCATCTTAAGCTGGCGGCATACGAGCGGGAGCTCATTGGCCTTGTACAGGCCGTTCGTCATTGGCGGCCGTACTTGTGGGGACGGTCCTTCCACATTCGCACGGACCACTACAGCCTGA